ggggaaacGGCAAACTGCACCCTGGCCCCTCCTGGCCTGGCCCCCTCCCAAACGGTGCCATGAGTGAGGTGACTGCATACAAGGAATGGGGACAGACCGGGGAGACTCCCCACCcctgggaagaaaagaagaggcaACCCAtcccctgctcccagccccacACCCCCAGAGTTACAAATCCAGTTCTACCTCTGTTTACGTCCAAAGTCCCGGGCACTGGAGATGCCAAGTTTGGTGTGTTTGGACACATAGACACGCAGACGCACAGACAGGCAGACGCACAGGGCTCAGGGCCCTCATATggaccctgccccctcctctcccaccacccAGGGCTGTCTGCACACCCTAATCCTCCAGGCTTCAGCCCGTTTCTTAGCCTGGGATCTGTGCAGCATCGAGGGACCCAGGAGTCAACCTTGAGACCTTCAGCAAGTAAAAGGGGAAGAACGGCTGTGGGGGGTGACtaactggggggtggggtgggggaggggatggaggggacCCATGTCAGGAGGgctggggatggagtgggaaaaCTGTAGAAGACAGAGTTTGGATGTCAGGCCTGGGAGGGAATGGGAGCAAGAAGAAGGGTCTCCTGCTGATCACCTAGAAAGGGACTGGACCACACACCCCAACTCTGTTCAGCCGTAGCCTCAGCCCTAACTCCAGCCCTGACCTGGTCCCAGGTCCAGCCAGCCCTACCATGACAAAGGAGTATCAAGATCTTCAGCATCTGGACAACGAGGAGAATGACCATCAGCACAGAAAAAGTGAGGGGAGGCCGCCCCCCATTTCTGAAAGGCGAGCATTAGGTGGCTCTCGCTCTCTCCACTCAGCTCCTGCTTCTTTCTGTAACCCCGACGCTCCCTGGGTCTGCCCCACTCACAGGGACACAGCGTCTGAGCCTCCCCTCTTAGGGGAGGTGCAGGGTGTAGGGCTGTATTTCCTTTCTTGGTGACGGCTGCCCTCAGGCTTCTGCATGACCCTCCTGTCCCTCACCTTGTCACCGACTTCTCaggaccctggggaggggggcgcCCAGGGCCGTGGGACTAACTGGAAGAAGTTAGGcctccttcttctttcctctttcaacACCCTGTGAGCCTTGGCCaactgtgtgagtgtgtgtgaatgtgtatgagTGCATGGGTGTCAGGGATCAGTTTGGTTAAGGGGAAGATTTCTGGGACGGCTCTGAGGGATCTCTGATTGGGGGAGGATGAGGCTCTCTTACATCAAAAAGCAAGCCccgggcttccatggtggcgcagtggttgagagtccgcctgctgatgcaggggacgcgggttcgtaccccggtccgggaagatcccacgtgccgcggagtggctgggcccgtgagccatagccgctgagcctgcgcgtccggagcctgtgctccgcaacgggagaggccacaacagtgagaggcccgcgtaccgcaaaaaaaaaaagaaaaaaaacaagcccCCTTTCTTTCTCCTGCGAGCAGGGATGTTGCTTCGGCTGAGCCAGGATGAAATTCTTGGTGGATGGGAGTGGGCAGCGACCTTCGATGAGGGAAGGGACTGCCGGCAAAAATGGAGGGGAAGCCCCCATATTCCAGCTCACTGGGACAGGGCTCCCGGGTGGGAGCAACTTGAGGGACCTGAAGTCTGGCTACTCCGCCTCTTTCCCTGTGCGCAGCCAAAGAGGAGTGGGATTCGAGGGGTGACCAAGAAATCCACTGCTCTTGCCTCACCTGCAAGGcgccccccccgcccgcccccccccccgcccccagtctcCTCCAGCTCGCAAACTCCGTCCATCCTCCAGGCTGAGTTCTGAGACTGCAGTGACTCAGCCAGGCCAGCAGGTGTCAGCAAAGGCCCAGGGCCTGGGTAGGGCTCCGGCGGGTCAAAGCTTCgcgcccctccccacctccggTTGCCTCTGGCTTCTCCGGGCCGCCCACCGCCCAAACTTCTTCATGTGTAACGTTCCTCCTAGTCGGCTAGAGGAGGCTCAGACTACCCTCCTTCTAGGACCCCAGAGCTGCCCCAGGCTCCTGATGCCCTCTCCTCTTGCAGGGCCGCCTCCTCCCCACTCACTCTTTCGGCGTCTCTGCTCCGGACCCAGCCTCATCCTGATCTCCATCGGCCTTAGCCTCCTGCTGCTGGTGGTTGTCTGTGTGATCGGATCCCAGAGTGGGTTCCctgggggtgggctgggaaggGAGCAATGTTGAGGGTGGGTGGGTAGGGGACGTGCTGGCTGCTGTGATGGTTGACACAACCTCCTAATTTTGTCCTATCCACACCCTCTTCTGCCCAGACTCCAAGCTGCAGGAGGAGCTGCGGGCCCTGAGAGAAACGTTCAGCAACCTCACAGTGAGCACGGAGGCCAAGGTCAAGGCCCTGAGCGTCCAGGGTgaggagggctggggctgggggggctGGGAACGTAGGGACATTGGGACACTGAGCAAGTCTCTCCTCTAGGAGGAAATGTGGGCAGAAAGATGAAGTCCCTGGAGTCCCAACTGGAGAAACAGCAGCAGGACCTGAGTGAAGGTCAGCAAGGGAGCGTGCGTGCGCGCGCTTCCGCATGCAGGATACAGGGGTGTTTCAGGCCAAACCAAGGGGCCTTACGGCAGGAACATCTGTGATCCATCTTCACGCCCCAGCACGCAGACGACAGAGCCttcccagtcccctcccccactcactcCCCTCCCGCTCTGCCCTCTGTCTCCCCAGATCACTCCAGCTTGCTGCTCCACGTGAAGCAGTTTGTGTCTGACCTGCGAAGCCTGAGCTGTCAGATGGCCGTCCTCCAGGGCAACGGTGAGGGGGTGGGTGCTGCCCAGCCCCGCTTTCCTGCCCACTTCCCCTCAGCCCCtcaccctccctctgcctgcccccgcccccaccccccacccccaccaggctCTGAAAGGACCTGCTGCCCGGTGAACTGGGTGGACTTTGAAGGCAAATGCTACTGGTTCTCTCGCTCGGGGAAGCCCTGGCCCGAGGCTGAGAAGTACTGCCAGCTGGAGGACGCCCACCTGGTGGTGGTGGGCTCCTGGGAGGAGCAGGTGAGGGCCAGGCGGGGCACGGCTGGGAGGCTGGCAGGTCTAGGGAGAGATCACcagctcctcctctctccccagaaaTTTATCCAGCACCACATGGGCCCTGTGAACACCTGGATGGGCCTCACTGACCAAAACGGGCCCTGGAAATGGGTGGACGGGACAGACTATGAGTCGGGTTTCAAGTGAGTGTGTGCGCCCCACAGCTCTGCCCTCCGCCTGTGCCCCAGCCTGGCGGGTCCCAGGGCGCCAGGGGCTGCTCGGCTTGGCTGAGGGTCTGGGCCCCTCGGGCCTGCATCCATCTGGTCTCTTTAGGAACTGGAGACCAGAGCAGCCGGACGACTGGTATGGGCACGGGCTCGGAGGAGGTGAGGACTGTGCCCACTTCACGGACGACGGCCGCTGGAACGATGACGTCTGTCAGAGGCCCTACCGGTGGGTCTGCGAGACACAGCGGGACAGGGACAGCGAAAACTAGCAGCCTCCTCTCCCCCTAATTTATTTCCTCAATGCCTTTACCTGCCATAGGGCTCCTGGTTTGGGGACCCTCCTATCTGGGAGCTTCTGGATTTTCATCTAAGATTTAGAGGGAAGGGTAGTGTCTGAGGAATGTAGACTGATGTTTGGAGGGGCGAAGAGATTGAAACCCATGCCACTTTCTGTGGTTTGCAGGTTATTCTTGTCAACTTGTTTTTTAgagtaaaaagaagagaaatatatgaaatattctgAGTTGTCTTGTTGGGGATTAGGAATTGGGATTGGGCTGGTTGGCACTAGATAGCCTTGGGCAGGCAGCGGGTCATCCTGAGAACTGTCTGGGCTTTGGGCCAGGTGGCCTGGATTTGTTATTTACAGGTATGTGAGTTAGGGCAAGTTATTCTGCTCCCTGAGTCTCAGCTGTAAAGCGGCATTTGGTACTGATGTTACTGAACTCAGTTTGGGCTGCTCGTCTCTCAAGGATCCAATACCGAGAGACAAGTGCTGGGTAAAAGGAAATATAGCTTTACTGAGGAAGCTGGCAgtcctggggaggaggtggacTCATGTGTCAAAGAACCAACTTCCCCTTGCTGATCAGGGCGCACGggcttttaaaggggagtttcatGGGTACATAGGCAGGgcagggggctacatgcagaacaGCACAGTTAGCTCTGATAATCaccttgaaattggtcatgcggAGGTCTggtcagcatcatcttgattgtttcaagtatagttaatcttcagttccagggtcggtttgttcccatttccttgagacCAGTCCTTGAATTGTGCAAGATGGAGCAGCTTGTGTCATGACTACAGTCTGGTCATTGTGCAGTTACGTttttccatttggtggtggttttagtatctgcaaaacaactcaggagtGTGCCTCAGACACTATTGTCTATGTCCTTCAGGGaagaactaaagattctgtgattctattgtcctaatcattaacttCTTAAGCTTGTTtttttgtgactcaggggaggcTTGGGAGAGtacagcattttattattttttttttataatcaagagacaggggacatggaggggcttttgtacctgggaggtccccgcagggtcctgcttggtttcactgGGATCATCCTGCCTCCAGCAATGCCCCCAGGAATAGAACCACCCCAGTGTGAACAGAAGCAGCATCCACAGTTAGGTAACAAATACAACAAATGCAAAGGTGAACCCACAACCCAGAATCACCAACATGGGAGGAAAACCAATACCATGGAAGAGAAAACCACAGCAAATAGAATCCACAACCCAGATGGGAGTTAACAGGACAAACAGATGAAGACTTTATGGACACTTATGGGTTTATCAACCAAAATGGACAAATTAACCCACAGATAAGACCTCCACTAATTCTAAAAAGGAGCAATGCTCtgaccacaataaaataaagttagaaataaacacaaaagtatAGCTAAAAAAGATCTATCAACATATACATGACTCACCATCTTTCTAGATaacttgagtttaaaaaaaaataaaaatgaaacagtcaAGTGGTTTAGAAGTGAACAAGGAGAACACTACAGACTGAGATTGTGCGATGGTATAAAGCAATTCCCCAGAGGAAAAGTATATAGCCCTAagcacatttattaaaaaaaaataggaaaggctgaaaggaaataagcttatttttaacttaagacacttgaaaaaaagcaaaacttaatgcactagaaaataaaaatgtagatatcATCAGTAGAAACAAAATCTGATTCTTGGAAAAGGTAAATAACAAACAAATATGAAGGAGAATAAAGGAAATACAGGTACAtgattttagaaaggaaaaaggttaCAGAAGAACAGATATAGAGGATATAATTATGTAACACTCTCTGATTTGAAACAGCAGAGTACAGACAGTTTCTCCTACCATTGTTGTAATTTTTAGGTTAATCCCTTAGAAACAGAGATTTTAACTTCCAAatttataaaggggaaaaaatgaagaaaaaacaatctAAAGGGTGGCAGGAAAGGTGAGAAAAACAGAACAGGTagataagaaaaatcaaaataaagagtTATGAATCCAAATATGTTGATGATTATATTAAATACAAAAGACTAAAtaatctgtcatctatctatctacctctttatttattttggctgcactgtgcggcttgtgggaatcttagttccctgaccagggattgaacctcggGTCACTAcaatgaaagcaccaagtcctaaccactggactgccagggaattccctaaattatgtttttaaaagacatgaaCTTACAGACAATAAAAGGTAAAGTCCAACCACATGCCCAAGAGACACATCTAAAGAGAGAAGTTGAAAGCGAAAGTATGAGAAAGATATGTTAGGAAAATTCTAACCaaataattatcttatttttaaaaattaatttatttggttgtgccaggtcttagttgtggcgtgcatgtgggatctagttccttgaccagggatcgaacccaggacccctacattg
Above is a genomic segment from Phocoena sinus isolate mPhoSin1 chromosome 20, mPhoSin1.pri, whole genome shotgun sequence containing:
- the LOC116745058 gene encoding asialoglycoprotein receptor 1 yields the protein MTKEYQDLQHLDNEENDHQHRKRPPPPHSLFRRLCSGPSLILISIGLSLLLLVVVCVIGSQNSKLQEELRALRETFSNLTVSTEAKVKALSVQGGNVGRKMKSLESQLEKQQQDLSEDHSSLLLHVKQFVSDLRSLSCQMAVLQGNGSERTCCPVNWVDFEGKCYWFSRSGKPWPEAEKYCQLEDAHLVVVGSWEEQKFIQHHMGPVNTWMGLTDQNGPWKWVDGTDYESGFKNWRPEQPDDWYGHGLGGGEDCAHFTDDGRWNDDVCQRPYRWVCETQRDRDSEN